A single window of Drosophila suzukii chromosome 3, CBGP_Dsuzu_IsoJpt1.0, whole genome shotgun sequence DNA harbors:
- the LOC108016087 gene encoding proteoglycan 4 isoform X3, protein MIGSFWNLCRACPSMPVDKQLHSEYRSTYRWHEFTGNSRPEVVRRAPAPNPSQFVGPTNEPPLPRRKKCPELAYKSHEFIIGSEYTDARRDASAHRLARSEERGGTPSRRSKSEGPPVVPNGRAYPIATEIDGTTRKQAGESNGLLKKTISKLSTEYRLQFVWPTVRRIKGGGEATSRAAAGDYPRKSISLGALRSGGQSHSHTQNQSQSLTQTQNGHTHHTMMGGGAGLPTVHKKRTTNQKEATLHELEPLVSDTDDRKTHEKQVTIVERKTTSRPFSQAIDQERLNHFITKKENYGFADAAVAAAVLKDEVDNRQQAAESGQVVVMNGSAPPHSKPNLDLWFKEMVELRKKAGEYKCRGWGIEIDPELYKKQKDLWDQVSKRSSLSALSLASTVHRPITKEEKEQENNKKSTPLQKAQKPRVPGQAFLIDNKDEISALPARFSNIRHHLERTTDVEEGALLPSPTREKLMPAITKRESESQRGSPKKTALSRHGSPQKGSPQKGSPKKVLKTRSQSAGPGVAENESPKRQIRSASQAPSSRKKTPTTGSGSERKARPSTLSTTFQSRIKSSSLPPPNGRVASAPPATAAAAAATRAATAATSAAKSALNANQPHANQSQSSQAKSGSGKFPKPSATSAQQQQQQQMRKKDKDRSNSSCIGSGSHVGAGSGSQANSVKHLQNKQKQQQLQQQQQQQKQQQQQQPQQQHDVAAATAAAATSAQNPTRPATINIKRLTVPGQDRKLAENDGEDGRETAISISSCSPQPPVPEVPEEPLVKSPPEPTRVKSPEQIIMRSPDPVNWTVPLDTGKTFTVTQNVKDGENYSRPQSEIKASTPVEKPPPPPQSAPPQLTEQAKMDAWKSCSPTTSAAIYGKTLTPHATPTGQPGGAVRCTAAQDQPPQQPDPAMSSSSSTGTATASTARTTAAEVLERARDRFDRFWGSSASKEESV, encoded by the exons CAGCTCCACTCGGAGTATCGGAGCACTTATCGTTGGCATGAATTTACGGGCAACTCGCGGCCAGAGGTTGTGCGACGGGCGCCAGCCCCAAACCCAAGTCAATTTGTTG GACCGACAAATGAGCCGCCATTGCCGCGCCGGAAAAAATGTCCAGAATTAGCATATAAATCGCACGAGTTTATTATAGGATCGGAATATACAGATGCACGCCGAGATGCCAGTGCACATCGTTTGGCGAGA TCGGAGGAGCGGGGTGGCACACCTTCGCGCCGCAGCAAATCGGAGGGACCACCCGTCGTGCCCAATGGACGTGCGTATCCCATTGCAACGGAGATCGACGGAACCACAAGAAAACAG GCGGGTGAGTCAAATGGGCTATTGAAAAAGACCATCTCTAAATTGAGCACTGAGTACCGCCTGCAATTCGTTTGGCCCACTGTCCGACGGATTAAGGGCGGCGGCGAGGCGACGTCTAGGGCCGCTGCCGGCGATTATCCGAGAAAGTCCATATCGCTGGGCGCCCTTCGGTCCGGCGGCCAAAGTCACAGTCACACCCAAAACCAGAGTCAGAGTCTGACCCAAACCCAGAATGGTCACACACATCACACGATGATGGGTGGCGGTGCCGGCTTGCCCACGGTGCATAAAAAACGTACAACAAATCAGAAAGAAG CTACTCTACATGAGTTGGAGCCCTTGGTTAGCGATACGGATGATAGAAAAACGCACGAGAA ACAAGTGACCATTGTGGAGCGCAAGACCACCTCGCGTCCCTTCTCGCAGGCCATCGACCAGGAGCGCCTGAACCACTTCATCACGAAAAAGGAGAACTACGGCTTCGCCGACGCCGCCGTGGCCGCCGCAGTCCTCAAGGACGAGGTGGACAACCGGCAGCAGGCCGCCGAATCCGGCCAGGTGGTGGTCATGAACGGCTCCGCCCCGCCGCACTCTAAACCGAATTTGGATTTGTGGTTCAAGGAGATGGTTGAGCTGCGCAAAAAGGCCGGCGAATACAAG tgTCGCGGCTGGGGCATAGAAATCGATCCGGAGTTGTACAAGAAACAGAAGGATCTGTGGGATCAGGTTTCCAAGCGCAGCTCACTTTCAGCACTTTCCCTAGCTTCGACTGTTCATAG ACCCATTACAAAGGAGGAGAAGGAACAGGAGAACAATAAGAAATCCACTCCATTGCAAAAGGCCCAGAAGCCACGAGTTCCTGGCCAAGCCTTTTTGATTGATAATAAGGATGAGATTTCAGCACTGCCAGCACGCTTTAGCAATATACGTCATCACCTTGAACGCACCACAG ATGTGGAGGAGGGAGCTTTGCTGCCCTCGCCAACGCGCGAGAAACTGATGCCGGCCATTACCAAGCGGGAATCGGAGTCTCAGCGCGGAAGTCCCAAGAAGACCGCCTTATCCAGGCACGGATCGCCTCAGAAGGGCAGTCCCCAAAAGGGCAGCCCCAAGAAGGTCCTCAAAA CCCGGTCGCAATCGGCGGGTCCGGGCGTTGCTGAGAATGAGTCACCGAAGCGCCAGATCCGGTCGGCGAGTCAGGCGCCCAGCAGCCGCAAAAAGACGCCGACAACCGGAAGCGGAAGCGAGCGCAAGGCACGCCCAT CCACCCTATCCACAACATTCCAATCCCGCATTAAAAGTAGTTCCCTGCCACCGCCCAACGGTAGAGTAGCCTCAGCGCCGccagcaactgcagcagcagcagcagcaacccGAGCAGCAAccgcagcaacatcagcagctaAATCAGCATTAAACGCTAATCAGCCTCATGCTAATCAATCACAATCATCACAAGCCAAGAGCGGCAGCGGCAAATTTCCAAAACCATCGGCAACATCCgcccagcaacagcagcaacagcaaatGCGTAAGAAAGACAAAGATAGATCGAATAGTAGTTGCATTGGCAGTGGTAGTCATGTTGGTGCTGGTAGCGGTAGTCAAGCAAATAGTGTCAAGCATCTGCAGAATaagcaaaagcaacaacaactacagcagcaacagcaacagcaaaagcaacaacaacaacagcaaccgcagcagcaacacgatgttgcagcagcaactgcagcagcagcaacatcggcTCAAAACCCAACCCGGCCTGCAACCATCAACATCAAACGGCTCACGGTACCAGGTCAGGATAGAAAATTGGCTGAAA ACGATGGCGAGGATGGTCGTGAGACtgccatttccatttccagcTGCAGCCCCCAGCCTCCAGTGCCGGAAGTGCCTGAGGAGCCCCTGGTGAAGTCCCCACCAGAACCGACCCGGGTCAAGTCCCCGGAGCAGATCATAATGCGCTCTCCCGATCCAGTCAACTGGACGGTGCCCCTAGACACTGGCAAAACCTTTACGGTTACGCAGAATGTCAAAGATG GGGAGAACTATAGCCGACCTCAGAGCGAGATAAAAGCGTCGACACCGGTGGAGAAGCCCCCACCGCCACCACAATCGGCACCGCCACAACTAACCGAACAGGCTAAAATGGACG CCTGGAAGTCCTGCAGTCCAACCACCAGTGCCGCGATCTACGGCAAAACGCTGACGCcccatgccacgcccaccggcCAGCCGGGCGGGGCGGTGCGGTGCACTGCCGCCCAGGACCAGCCGCCCCAGCAGCCGGATCCTGCGATGTCGTCCTCCTCGTCGACGGGCACGGCCACGGCCTCCACCGCCCGGACCACTGCCGCCGAGGTCCTGGAGAGGGCACGCGACCGATTCGATCGATTCTGGGGCAGCAGCGCCAGCAAGGAGGAGAGCGTCTAG
- the LOC108016087 gene encoding E3 ubiquitin-protein ligase RBBP6 isoform X6, with product MIGSFWNLCRACPSMPVDKQLHSEYRSTYRWHEFTGNSRPEVVRRAPAPNPSQFVGPTNEPPLPRRKKCPELAYKSHEFIIGSEYTDARRDASAHRLARSEERGGTPSRRSKSEGPPVVPNGRAYPIATEIDGTTRKQAGESNGLLKKTISKLSTEYRLQFVWPTVRRIKGGGEATSRAAAGDYPRKSISLGALRSGGQSHSHTQNQSQSLTQTQNGHTHHTMMGGGAGLPTVHKKRTTNQKEATLHELEPLVSDTDDRKTHEKQVTIVERKTTSRPFSQAIDQERLNHFITKKENYGFADAAVAAAVLKDEVDNRQQAAESGQVVVMNGSAPPHSKPNLDLWFKEMVELRKKAGEYKCRGWGIEIDPELYKKQKDLWDQVSKRSSLSALSLASTVHRPITKEEKEQENNKKSTPLQKAQKPRVPGQAFLIDNKDEISALPARFSNIRHHLERTTGPDVEEGALLPSPTREKLMPAITKRESESQRGSPKKTALSRHGSPQKGSPQKGSPKKVLKTRSQSAGPGVAENESPKRQIRSASQAPSSRKKTPTTGSGSERKARPYDGEDGRETAISISSCSPQPPVPEVPEEPLVKSPPEPTRVKSPEQIIMRSPDPVNWTVPLDTGKTFTVTQNVKDGENYSRPQSEIKASTPVEKPPPPPQSAPPQLTEQAKMDAWKSCSPTTSAAIYGKTLTPHATPTGQPGGAVRCTAAQDQPPQQPDPAMSSSSSTGTATASTARTTAAEVLERARDRFDRFWGSSASKEESV from the exons CAGCTCCACTCGGAGTATCGGAGCACTTATCGTTGGCATGAATTTACGGGCAACTCGCGGCCAGAGGTTGTGCGACGGGCGCCAGCCCCAAACCCAAGTCAATTTGTTG GACCGACAAATGAGCCGCCATTGCCGCGCCGGAAAAAATGTCCAGAATTAGCATATAAATCGCACGAGTTTATTATAGGATCGGAATATACAGATGCACGCCGAGATGCCAGTGCACATCGTTTGGCGAGA TCGGAGGAGCGGGGTGGCACACCTTCGCGCCGCAGCAAATCGGAGGGACCACCCGTCGTGCCCAATGGACGTGCGTATCCCATTGCAACGGAGATCGACGGAACCACAAGAAAACAG GCGGGTGAGTCAAATGGGCTATTGAAAAAGACCATCTCTAAATTGAGCACTGAGTACCGCCTGCAATTCGTTTGGCCCACTGTCCGACGGATTAAGGGCGGCGGCGAGGCGACGTCTAGGGCCGCTGCCGGCGATTATCCGAGAAAGTCCATATCGCTGGGCGCCCTTCGGTCCGGCGGCCAAAGTCACAGTCACACCCAAAACCAGAGTCAGAGTCTGACCCAAACCCAGAATGGTCACACACATCACACGATGATGGGTGGCGGTGCCGGCTTGCCCACGGTGCATAAAAAACGTACAACAAATCAGAAAGAAG CTACTCTACATGAGTTGGAGCCCTTGGTTAGCGATACGGATGATAGAAAAACGCACGAGAA ACAAGTGACCATTGTGGAGCGCAAGACCACCTCGCGTCCCTTCTCGCAGGCCATCGACCAGGAGCGCCTGAACCACTTCATCACGAAAAAGGAGAACTACGGCTTCGCCGACGCCGCCGTGGCCGCCGCAGTCCTCAAGGACGAGGTGGACAACCGGCAGCAGGCCGCCGAATCCGGCCAGGTGGTGGTCATGAACGGCTCCGCCCCGCCGCACTCTAAACCGAATTTGGATTTGTGGTTCAAGGAGATGGTTGAGCTGCGCAAAAAGGCCGGCGAATACAAG tgTCGCGGCTGGGGCATAGAAATCGATCCGGAGTTGTACAAGAAACAGAAGGATCTGTGGGATCAGGTTTCCAAGCGCAGCTCACTTTCAGCACTTTCCCTAGCTTCGACTGTTCATAG ACCCATTACAAAGGAGGAGAAGGAACAGGAGAACAATAAGAAATCCACTCCATTGCAAAAGGCCCAGAAGCCACGAGTTCCTGGCCAAGCCTTTTTGATTGATAATAAGGATGAGATTTCAGCACTGCCAGCACGCTTTAGCAATATACGTCATCACCTTGAACGCACCACAGGTCCGG ATGTGGAGGAGGGAGCTTTGCTGCCCTCGCCAACGCGCGAGAAACTGATGCCGGCCATTACCAAGCGGGAATCGGAGTCTCAGCGCGGAAGTCCCAAGAAGACCGCCTTATCCAGGCACGGATCGCCTCAGAAGGGCAGTCCCCAAAAGGGCAGCCCCAAGAAGGTCCTCAAAA CCCGGTCGCAATCGGCGGGTCCGGGCGTTGCTGAGAATGAGTCACCGAAGCGCCAGATCCGGTCGGCGAGTCAGGCGCCCAGCAGCCGCAAAAAGACGCCGACAACCGGAAGCGGAAGCGAGCGCAAGGCACGCCCAT ACGATGGCGAGGATGGTCGTGAGACtgccatttccatttccagcTGCAGCCCCCAGCCTCCAGTGCCGGAAGTGCCTGAGGAGCCCCTGGTGAAGTCCCCACCAGAACCGACCCGGGTCAAGTCCCCGGAGCAGATCATAATGCGCTCTCCCGATCCAGTCAACTGGACGGTGCCCCTAGACACTGGCAAAACCTTTACGGTTACGCAGAATGTCAAAGATG GGGAGAACTATAGCCGACCTCAGAGCGAGATAAAAGCGTCGACACCGGTGGAGAAGCCCCCACCGCCACCACAATCGGCACCGCCACAACTAACCGAACAGGCTAAAATGGACG CCTGGAAGTCCTGCAGTCCAACCACCAGTGCCGCGATCTACGGCAAAACGCTGACGCcccatgccacgcccaccggcCAGCCGGGCGGGGCGGTGCGGTGCACTGCCGCCCAGGACCAGCCGCCCCAGCAGCCGGATCCTGCGATGTCGTCCTCCTCGTCGACGGGCACGGCCACGGCCTCCACCGCCCGGACCACTGCCGCCGAGGTCCTGGAGAGGGCACGCGACCGATTCGATCGATTCTGGGGCAGCAGCGCCAGCAAGGAGGAGAGCGTCTAG
- the LOC108016087 gene encoding MAP7 domain-containing protein 1 isoform X5 — protein sequence MIGSFWNLCRACPSMPVDKQLHSEYRSTYRWHEFTGNSRPEVVRRAPAPNPSQFVGPTNEPPLPRRKKCPELAYKSHEFIIGSEYTDARRDASAHRLARSEERGGTPSRRSKSEGPPVVPNGRAYPIATEIDGTTRKQAGESNGLLKKTISKLSTEYRLQFVWPTVRRIKGGGEATSRAAAGDYPRKSISLGALRSGGQSHSHTQNQSQSLTQTQNGHTHHTMMGGGAGLPTVHKKRTTNQKEATLHELEPLVSDTDDRKTHEKQVTIVERKTTSRPFSQAIDQERLNHFITKKENYGFADAAVAAAVLKDEVDNRQQAAESGQVVVMNGSAPPHSKPNLDLWFKEMVELRKKAGEYKCRGWGIEIDPELYKKQKDLWDQVSKRSSLSALSLASTVHRPITKEEKEQENNKKSTPLQKAQKPRVPGQAFLIDNKDEISALPARFSNIRHHLERTTDVEEGALLPSPTREKLMPAITKRESESQRGSPKKTALSRHGSPQKGSPQKGSPKKVLKTRSQSAGPGVAENESPKRQIRSASQAPSSRKKTPTTGSGSERKARPSTLSTTFQSRIKSSSLPPPNGRVASAPPATAAAAAATRAATAATSAAKSALNANQPHANQSQSSQAKSGSGKFPKPSATSAQQQQQQQMRKKDKDRSNSSCIGSGSHVGAGSGSQANSVKHLQNKQKQQQLQQQQQQQKQQQQQQPQQQHDVAAATAAAATSAQNPTRPATINIKRLTVPGQDRKLAENDGEDGRETAISISSCSPQPPVPEVPEEPLVKSPPEPTRVKSPEQIIMRSPDPVNWTVPLDTGKTFTVTQNVKDGENYSRPQSEIKASTPVEKPPPPPQSAPPQLTEQAKMDGKPLSTLQ from the exons CAGCTCCACTCGGAGTATCGGAGCACTTATCGTTGGCATGAATTTACGGGCAACTCGCGGCCAGAGGTTGTGCGACGGGCGCCAGCCCCAAACCCAAGTCAATTTGTTG GACCGACAAATGAGCCGCCATTGCCGCGCCGGAAAAAATGTCCAGAATTAGCATATAAATCGCACGAGTTTATTATAGGATCGGAATATACAGATGCACGCCGAGATGCCAGTGCACATCGTTTGGCGAGA TCGGAGGAGCGGGGTGGCACACCTTCGCGCCGCAGCAAATCGGAGGGACCACCCGTCGTGCCCAATGGACGTGCGTATCCCATTGCAACGGAGATCGACGGAACCACAAGAAAACAG GCGGGTGAGTCAAATGGGCTATTGAAAAAGACCATCTCTAAATTGAGCACTGAGTACCGCCTGCAATTCGTTTGGCCCACTGTCCGACGGATTAAGGGCGGCGGCGAGGCGACGTCTAGGGCCGCTGCCGGCGATTATCCGAGAAAGTCCATATCGCTGGGCGCCCTTCGGTCCGGCGGCCAAAGTCACAGTCACACCCAAAACCAGAGTCAGAGTCTGACCCAAACCCAGAATGGTCACACACATCACACGATGATGGGTGGCGGTGCCGGCTTGCCCACGGTGCATAAAAAACGTACAACAAATCAGAAAGAAG CTACTCTACATGAGTTGGAGCCCTTGGTTAGCGATACGGATGATAGAAAAACGCACGAGAA ACAAGTGACCATTGTGGAGCGCAAGACCACCTCGCGTCCCTTCTCGCAGGCCATCGACCAGGAGCGCCTGAACCACTTCATCACGAAAAAGGAGAACTACGGCTTCGCCGACGCCGCCGTGGCCGCCGCAGTCCTCAAGGACGAGGTGGACAACCGGCAGCAGGCCGCCGAATCCGGCCAGGTGGTGGTCATGAACGGCTCCGCCCCGCCGCACTCTAAACCGAATTTGGATTTGTGGTTCAAGGAGATGGTTGAGCTGCGCAAAAAGGCCGGCGAATACAAG tgTCGCGGCTGGGGCATAGAAATCGATCCGGAGTTGTACAAGAAACAGAAGGATCTGTGGGATCAGGTTTCCAAGCGCAGCTCACTTTCAGCACTTTCCCTAGCTTCGACTGTTCATAG ACCCATTACAAAGGAGGAGAAGGAACAGGAGAACAATAAGAAATCCACTCCATTGCAAAAGGCCCAGAAGCCACGAGTTCCTGGCCAAGCCTTTTTGATTGATAATAAGGATGAGATTTCAGCACTGCCAGCACGCTTTAGCAATATACGTCATCACCTTGAACGCACCACAG ATGTGGAGGAGGGAGCTTTGCTGCCCTCGCCAACGCGCGAGAAACTGATGCCGGCCATTACCAAGCGGGAATCGGAGTCTCAGCGCGGAAGTCCCAAGAAGACCGCCTTATCCAGGCACGGATCGCCTCAGAAGGGCAGTCCCCAAAAGGGCAGCCCCAAGAAGGTCCTCAAAA CCCGGTCGCAATCGGCGGGTCCGGGCGTTGCTGAGAATGAGTCACCGAAGCGCCAGATCCGGTCGGCGAGTCAGGCGCCCAGCAGCCGCAAAAAGACGCCGACAACCGGAAGCGGAAGCGAGCGCAAGGCACGCCCAT CCACCCTATCCACAACATTCCAATCCCGCATTAAAAGTAGTTCCCTGCCACCGCCCAACGGTAGAGTAGCCTCAGCGCCGccagcaactgcagcagcagcagcagcaacccGAGCAGCAAccgcagcaacatcagcagctaAATCAGCATTAAACGCTAATCAGCCTCATGCTAATCAATCACAATCATCACAAGCCAAGAGCGGCAGCGGCAAATTTCCAAAACCATCGGCAACATCCgcccagcaacagcagcaacagcaaatGCGTAAGAAAGACAAAGATAGATCGAATAGTAGTTGCATTGGCAGTGGTAGTCATGTTGGTGCTGGTAGCGGTAGTCAAGCAAATAGTGTCAAGCATCTGCAGAATaagcaaaagcaacaacaactacagcagcaacagcaacagcaaaagcaacaacaacaacagcaaccgcagcagcaacacgatgttgcagcagcaactgcagcagcagcaacatcggcTCAAAACCCAACCCGGCCTGCAACCATCAACATCAAACGGCTCACGGTACCAGGTCAGGATAGAAAATTGGCTGAAA ACGATGGCGAGGATGGTCGTGAGACtgccatttccatttccagcTGCAGCCCCCAGCCTCCAGTGCCGGAAGTGCCTGAGGAGCCCCTGGTGAAGTCCCCACCAGAACCGACCCGGGTCAAGTCCCCGGAGCAGATCATAATGCGCTCTCCCGATCCAGTCAACTGGACGGTGCCCCTAGACACTGGCAAAACCTTTACGGTTACGCAGAATGTCAAAGATG GGGAGAACTATAGCCGACCTCAGAGCGAGATAAAAGCGTCGACACCGGTGGAGAAGCCCCCACCGCCACCACAATCGGCACCGCCACAACTAACCGAACAGGCTAAAATGGACGGTAAGCCATTAAGCACGCTTCAATAA
- the LOC108016087 gene encoding uncharacterized protein isoform X9, translating into MIGSFWNLCRACPSMPVDKLHSEYRSTYRWHEFTGNSRPEVVRRAPAPNPSQFVGPTNEPPLPRRKKCPELAYKSHEFIIGSEYTDARRDASAHRLARSEERGGTPSRRSKSEGPPVVPNGRAYPIATEIDGTTRKQAGESNGLLKKTISKLSTEYRLQFVWPTVRRIKGGGEATSRAAAGDYPRKSISLGALRSGGQSHSHTQNQSQSLTQTQNGHTHHTMMGGGAGLPTVHKKRTTNQKEATLHELEPLVSDTDDRKTHEKQVTIVERKTTSRPFSQAIDQERLNHFITKKENYGFADAAVAAAVLKDEVDNRQQAAESGQVVVMNGSAPPHSKPNLDLWFKEMVELRKKAGEYKCRGWGIEIDPELYKKQKDLWDQVSKRSSLSALSLASTVHRPITKEEKEQENNKKSTPLQKAQKPRVPGQAFLIDNKDEISALPARFSNIRHHLERTTGPDVEEGALLPSPTREKLMPAITKRESESQRGSPKKTALSRHGSPQKGSPQKGSPKKVLKNDGEDGRETAISISSCSPQPPVPEVPEEPLVKSPPEPTRVKSPEQIIMRSPDPVNWTVPLDTGKTFTVTQNVKDGENYSRPQSEIKASTPVEKPPPPPQSAPPQLTEQAKMDGKPLSTLQ; encoded by the exons CTCCACTCGGAGTATCGGAGCACTTATCGTTGGCATGAATTTACGGGCAACTCGCGGCCAGAGGTTGTGCGACGGGCGCCAGCCCCAAACCCAAGTCAATTTGTTG GACCGACAAATGAGCCGCCATTGCCGCGCCGGAAAAAATGTCCAGAATTAGCATATAAATCGCACGAGTTTATTATAGGATCGGAATATACAGATGCACGCCGAGATGCCAGTGCACATCGTTTGGCGAGA TCGGAGGAGCGGGGTGGCACACCTTCGCGCCGCAGCAAATCGGAGGGACCACCCGTCGTGCCCAATGGACGTGCGTATCCCATTGCAACGGAGATCGACGGAACCACAAGAAAACAG GCGGGTGAGTCAAATGGGCTATTGAAAAAGACCATCTCTAAATTGAGCACTGAGTACCGCCTGCAATTCGTTTGGCCCACTGTCCGACGGATTAAGGGCGGCGGCGAGGCGACGTCTAGGGCCGCTGCCGGCGATTATCCGAGAAAGTCCATATCGCTGGGCGCCCTTCGGTCCGGCGGCCAAAGTCACAGTCACACCCAAAACCAGAGTCAGAGTCTGACCCAAACCCAGAATGGTCACACACATCACACGATGATGGGTGGCGGTGCCGGCTTGCCCACGGTGCATAAAAAACGTACAACAAATCAGAAAGAAG CTACTCTACATGAGTTGGAGCCCTTGGTTAGCGATACGGATGATAGAAAAACGCACGAGAA ACAAGTGACCATTGTGGAGCGCAAGACCACCTCGCGTCCCTTCTCGCAGGCCATCGACCAGGAGCGCCTGAACCACTTCATCACGAAAAAGGAGAACTACGGCTTCGCCGACGCCGCCGTGGCCGCCGCAGTCCTCAAGGACGAGGTGGACAACCGGCAGCAGGCCGCCGAATCCGGCCAGGTGGTGGTCATGAACGGCTCCGCCCCGCCGCACTCTAAACCGAATTTGGATTTGTGGTTCAAGGAGATGGTTGAGCTGCGCAAAAAGGCCGGCGAATACAAG tgTCGCGGCTGGGGCATAGAAATCGATCCGGAGTTGTACAAGAAACAGAAGGATCTGTGGGATCAGGTTTCCAAGCGCAGCTCACTTTCAGCACTTTCCCTAGCTTCGACTGTTCATAG ACCCATTACAAAGGAGGAGAAGGAACAGGAGAACAATAAGAAATCCACTCCATTGCAAAAGGCCCAGAAGCCACGAGTTCCTGGCCAAGCCTTTTTGATTGATAATAAGGATGAGATTTCAGCACTGCCAGCACGCTTTAGCAATATACGTCATCACCTTGAACGCACCACAGGTCCGG ATGTGGAGGAGGGAGCTTTGCTGCCCTCGCCAACGCGCGAGAAACTGATGCCGGCCATTACCAAGCGGGAATCGGAGTCTCAGCGCGGAAGTCCCAAGAAGACCGCCTTATCCAGGCACGGATCGCCTCAGAAGGGCAGTCCCCAAAAGGGCAGCCCCAAGAAGGTCCTCAAAA ACGATGGCGAGGATGGTCGTGAGACtgccatttccatttccagcTGCAGCCCCCAGCCTCCAGTGCCGGAAGTGCCTGAGGAGCCCCTGGTGAAGTCCCCACCAGAACCGACCCGGGTCAAGTCCCCGGAGCAGATCATAATGCGCTCTCCCGATCCAGTCAACTGGACGGTGCCCCTAGACACTGGCAAAACCTTTACGGTTACGCAGAATGTCAAAGATG GGGAGAACTATAGCCGACCTCAGAGCGAGATAAAAGCGTCGACACCGGTGGAGAAGCCCCCACCGCCACCACAATCGGCACCGCCACAACTAACCGAACAGGCTAAAATGGACGGTAAGCCATTAAGCACGCTTCAATAA